From the Streptomyces nigrescens genome, one window contains:
- a CDS encoding sensor histidine kinase encodes MENARPPWARRCVGPVWERWLAAPPGEPRGRTGTRLPWLSTLVVTLVVLVGSGFAGHDQPGRVPLDSLGRALLVLGGALLLFRHRFPRTVAIGTATAGAAYLAAGYPYGPVFLVLALGAFAAVVAGHRKVAWWALGGVWVSHVVVAHWLYRWLPPPHDGPAPWGQELLVIAWVVAVVALSELVRVRREQLAKAQAERAAAERRRADEERLRIARELHDVLAHSISVINVQAGVGLALLDSDPEQARSALTTIKDASKEALGEVRQVLDTLRTPGDAPRSPAPGLDRLPELTEQARSAGLAVDLTTEGTPATLPPGTDLAAFRIVQEALTNIVRHSGSRTARVLLRHTPGALEIRVDDDGPATAGTGEQGGGNGLIGMRERAAALGGTVEAGPRPDGGFRVRARIPLTGTRAMDRDPGADTVTPSPSPSPSPTPPPTPTEEEP; translated from the coding sequence ATGGAGAATGCACGGCCGCCGTGGGCGCGGCGCTGCGTCGGCCCGGTGTGGGAGCGGTGGCTGGCGGCTCCGCCCGGGGAACCGCGTGGCCGGACCGGCACCCGGCTGCCCTGGCTGTCGACCCTCGTCGTGACGCTCGTGGTGCTGGTCGGCTCCGGTTTCGCCGGCCACGACCAGCCGGGCCGCGTCCCGCTGGACTCCCTCGGCCGCGCGCTGCTGGTCCTCGGCGGGGCCCTGCTGCTCTTCCGGCACCGCTTCCCGCGCACCGTCGCCATCGGCACCGCCACCGCCGGTGCCGCCTACCTCGCGGCCGGCTATCCGTACGGACCGGTCTTCCTCGTCCTCGCCCTCGGCGCGTTCGCGGCGGTCGTCGCGGGACACCGCAAGGTCGCCTGGTGGGCGCTGGGCGGGGTGTGGGTCTCCCATGTGGTGGTCGCCCATTGGCTCTACCGGTGGCTGCCGCCCCCGCACGACGGGCCCGCCCCCTGGGGGCAGGAACTGCTCGTCATCGCCTGGGTGGTGGCTGTGGTGGCCCTCTCCGAGCTGGTACGGGTGCGCCGGGAGCAGCTGGCGAAGGCACAGGCCGAGCGGGCCGCCGCGGAACGCCGCAGGGCGGACGAGGAGCGGCTGCGGATCGCCCGCGAGCTGCACGACGTCCTGGCGCACAGCATTTCCGTCATCAACGTCCAGGCGGGCGTGGGACTGGCGTTGCTCGACAGCGACCCGGAGCAGGCGCGGTCCGCGCTGACCACCATCAAGGACGCGAGCAAGGAAGCGCTCGGCGAGGTCCGTCAGGTCCTCGACACCCTGCGCACACCGGGCGACGCCCCGCGTTCCCCGGCCCCCGGACTGGACCGGCTGCCCGAACTCACCGAGCAGGCCCGGAGCGCCGGGCTCGCTGTCGACCTCACCACCGAGGGCACCCCGGCCACGCTGCCGCCCGGCACCGACCTCGCCGCCTTCCGCATCGTCCAGGAGGCGCTCACCAACATCGTCCGCCACTCCGGTTCACGTACCGCCCGGGTGCTGCTCCGCCACACCCCCGGAGCGCTGGAGATCCGGGTCGACGATGACGGCCCGGCGACCGCCGGCACGGGTGAGCAGGGCGGCGGCAACGGACTGATCGGGATGCGGGAGCGGGCCGCCGCACTGGGCGGCACCGTCGAGGCGGGCCCGCGCCCGGACGGCGGCTTCCGGGTCCGGGCGCGCATCCCGCTGACCGGGACGAGGGCAATGGACCGGGACCCGGGTGCGGATACGGTGACCCCGTCCCCGTCCCCGTCCCCGTCCCCGACCCCGCCCCCCACCCCCACCGAGGAGGAGCCGTGA